Sequence from the Enhydrobacter sp. genome:
GTTGCTCATCGGTCTACTGTAACGCCTTTTCATATGAACTCCTTTCCTTGCGCGACGCGGCCCTTGCCGATATCAGCCTGCGCTTGCCTCTGCGCGCGGTAAATACGACGGTCAGGATGGCGCCCGGTGCTATCCGTCCGATGCCGATCCAACGAACTTCCCCGTAGTCACGGGGATCGCGGGCAATCAGCATCGGCCCACCAAATGCGCGATGCCTGTTCGAAACTGACGCCATGTTTTTCGACATTGCGCCTGTTCTTGACCTCGTCCCCTTCGAAGCCGGTCATGCTTGAAACTAGAGGCTGTACATACAAAAAGCAATATGGGAATCTGCACACCGATGTCCGACCGCGTCGACAACAAGACCCACATCCTGCTCCTGCAGCATCCGCAGGAGCAGGATCGTGTGCTGGGCACGGCCAGGCTGATCGTCGAGACGCTCGCCAATGCCACGCTCACGGTCGGGCTGTCGTGGCGCAATCTCGGCCATGCCTTGCGCGGCACGGTCGAAGCGAAGGAATGGGGCGTACTCTATCTCGGGTCTGCCAAGGCGACCGGCGTGGGTCCGCTGGTGGCGCTCGACCGCAAGGGCGCGGCACTGGCGGACCAGCACGCTTCGCGCGCCGGCCTGAAGGGGCTGGTCGTGCTCGACGGCAATTGGGCGCAGGCCAAGGCGCTGTGGTGGCGCAACCCGTGGCTCACCAAGCTGCGCCGCTTCGTGGTCGTGCCGGACGGGCCGTCGCTCTACGGCGATCTCCGGCGCGAGGCGCGACCCGACGCCGTCTCGACACTCGAAGCCGTGGCGCTCGCGCTGTCGGCGCTGGAGGCCGATGCTGCGGTGCGGGAGAAGCTGCTGGCGCCGTTCCGGGCACTGCTCGCCAAGGCCCGCGCCGCCGGCATTCGTGACAGTAAACGCGACCGTCGCATAAGGCGCTAGCCTCTATATACTTCCGGCCCATGCTCGATCAGCCGCAGGTTCCGGTCGCCCAGCGCACCAATCCCGAGCGCTCGTTCCGCGAGGAAGTGCGGGTGCTGCGCCTCAGCGAGGGCGAGGTGTTCCGCGGCGAGGGCATCCTCGCCGTCACCAAGGCGATCCTGCAGGCGGGCGTCGGCTATGTCGGCGGCTACCAGGGCGCGCCCGTCTCGCATCTCGTCGACGTGCTGGTCGAATCGCAGGACCTGCTCGACGAGCTCGGCATTCATCTCGAAACCTGCACCAACGAAGCGTCGGCGGCGGCGCTGCTCGGCGCCTCGATCAACTACCCGATCCGCGGCTGCGTCACCTGGAAGTCGATCGTCGGCACCAACGTGGCGGCCGACGCGCTCTCCAACCTCGCCTCGCCCGGCGTGATCGGCGGCGCGCTGATCGTGGTCGGCGAGGATTACGGCGAGGGCGCCTCGATCATCCAGGAGCGCGCCCACGCCTATGCGCTGAAATCTTCGGTCTGGTTGTTGGATCCGAGGCCCAACCTGTCGACCATGGTGCACATGACCGAGCAGGCATTCGAACTGTCGGAGGCCACCAATACGCCGGTCATGATGGAGCTGCGCATCCGCGCCTGCCATGTCACCGGCGAGTTCGTCGCCAGGGACAACCGGCCGCCGGCGATCTCGCGCAACCATCGCCTGCCCAACCCGGCCGAGCACAATTACGACCGCATCTCGCACCCGCCTTCGACCTACGCGCACGAGAAGCTGAAGTTCGACGTGCGCCGGCCGGCGGCCGAGCGGTTCATCGTCGAGCGCGGGCTGAACGAGTTGCTGCCGGGCGAGCGCTCCGACCTCGGCATCATCGTGCAGGGCGGCATCACCAATGTGTTGATGCGCGGGCTCGACCGGCTCGAGGTCGAAGACCGTATCCCGACCCTGGTGCTGAACGTCACGTATCCGCTGGTGCCCGACCAGATCGCCGAGTTCTGCAAGGACAAGCGCGCCGTGCTGGTCGTCGAGGAGGGCGGGCCGGAGTACATCGAGCAGGCGATCCACGCCCTGCTGCGCCGGCGCGACATCGACACCAGGATCTACGGCAAGGACGTGCTGCCGATGGCCGGCGAGTACACCGCCGAGGTGGTGACCGAGGGCCTGCTGAAGTTCCTGTCGCAGTCGGCCAACGACATCGATCTCGGCGCGCCGCGCCAGCGCTTCGAGGCGGCGCGGGCGGCGCGCGCCGAATCTCAGCGCCTGCTGGGCGGGCCGCTGCCGCTCAGGCCGCCGGGCTTCTGCGTCGGCTGCCCCGAGCGTCCGGTGTTCTCGGCCATCAAGATCCTCGAGCGCGAGGTCGGCAAGGTCCATATCTCGAGCGACATCGGCTGCCATTCCTTCGCGACCCTGGCGCCGTTCAATCTCGGCAACTCGATCCTGGGCTACGGCATGTCGCTCGCGGCGGCGGGCGCGGTGGCGCCGGTCATGCAGAAGCGCACCATCTCGGTGATGGGCGACGGCGGCTTCTGGCACAACGGCCTGCTAAGCGGCGTCGCCTCGTCCATGTTCAACCGCGGCGATCGCGTGCTGGTGGTGATGCAGAACGGCTACACCTCGGCGACCGGCGCGCAGTTCATCCCCAACACCTCGGGCAACCGGCGCGACGGCGAGACGACGTCGGACATCGCCGCCACCCTGAAGGCGATGGGCGTGGGCTGGCTGCGCACCATCCGCACCTACAATGTCGGCACCATGCTCAAGACGCTCCGCGAGGCGATGACGACGCCGGAGCAGGGCCTGAAGGTGATTGTCGCCGACGGCGAGTGCCAGCTCGCGCGCCAGCGTCGCATCCGCCCGCAGATCGCCGCCGAGCTGAAGGCCGGCAAGCGCGTGGTGCGCACGCGCTTCGGCGTCGACGACGAGGTCTGCACCGGCGACCATTCCTGCATCCGCCTCTCGGGCTGCCCCTCGCTGGTCGTCAAGCCGAGCCCCGATCCGCTGCGCTCCGACCCGGTGGCGCACGTCAACAACGGCTGCGTCGGCTGCGGCCTGTGTGGCGAGGTCGCCGACGCGGCGGTGCTGTGTCCGTCGTTCTACAAGGCCGACATCGTGCAGAACCCGGGCTGGTGGGATCGGTTGAAGTGGCGCTTCCGTTTCAAAGTGATCGAGGCGTTGGCGTGCTGAGCAGTCCTTTCATATTCCTCTCCCCTGCTAGGGGGAGAGGCGGGGAGAGAGGGCTGCGAAAACTCCTTCAACCCCCTCTCCTAACCTCTCCCCTTATCGGGGGAGAGGAATAATGAAGCCCGTCACGATCCTGATCGGCGCGCTGGGCGGCGACGGCGGCGGCGTGCTGTGCGACTGGATCGTCGTGGCGGCGCAGAGCCAGGGGCTGGCGGTGCAGGCGACGCAGATCCCGGGCGTGGCCCAGCGCACCGGCGCCACGACCTATTATCTCGAGGTGATGCCGAGGCCGGGCATCGGCGGCGTGCTGGCGCTCAACCCGGCGATTGGCGAGGTCGACGTGGCACTGGCGAGCGAGCTGCTCGAGGCCGGCCGCATGATCTTCAACGGCTTCGTCACGCCCGACCGCACGGTGCTGATCGCCTCGACGCATCGCGTGCTGGCGATCGCCGAGCGCGCGGCGATGGGCGACGGCAGCTTCGACGTCGGCAAGCTCCTGCGCGCGGTCAAGGAGCGCAGCCGGCAGCAGATCCTGTTCGACATGGACCAGGCCGCCGAGGAGGCGGGCAGCGTGCTGAACGCCGTGCTGCTGGGCGCGCTCGCCGGCTCGGGCAAGCTGCCGATCCCCGACGCGGCGTTCGAGGCCGCGATCCGCGGCGCGGCCAAGTCGGTCGACGCCAACCTCGCCGGCTTCGCCTTCGGGCGCGGTCATGCCAAGGGCGAGCTCGAGCAGGTGGTGCGCGAGCATCGCAAGCGCCAGGCCGCGGCGGCGGGCAGCGAGGCGCTGATCGAGCGCGCGCGGCGCGACTTGCCGCCGGGCAGCCTCGACATCGTCGAGGAGGGCATTCGCCGGCTCGTCGCCTACCAGGATCGGCACTATGCCGCGCTCTATCTCGATCGCCTGCGCGGGCTGCCGGACGATCTGGTGCGCGACGTGGCGCGTCACCTCGCCGTGCGCATGTCGTTCGAGGACGCGATCCGCGTGGCGCAGGCCAAGACCTCGCGCGAGCGGCTGGCGCGGGTGCGGGCGGAGGTGCGGGCCAAGCCGCACGAACCACTCGAGCTCACCGAGCACTTCAAGCCAGGCAACGAGGAGATCGCCGCCCTCCTGCCGCCGTGGGCGGCGCGCTGGCTGCTCGCCCGCCGTCCCTTCAACGTCTCGATGCACGTGCGCAGCACGACGGTCTGGGGCTTCGCGCGCCTGCGCCTGCTCGCCGGTCTGCGCTGGTGGCGGCCGCGCACCTGGCGCTATGCCGAGGAACAGGCCGAGATCGAGCGCTGGCTCGACGCGATCCGCCGCGCCGCACCGCTCGGCCACGAGCTGGCGCACGAGATCGCTGAATGCGCGCGCCTGATCAAGGGCTACGGCGACACCTACAAGCGCGGCCTCGGCAGCTATCGCCGCATCGTCGCCGAGGTGATCGAGCCGGCGCTCGTCGGCCGGATGGCGACGCGCGCGGCGGCCGATGCCGTGGCCAACGCCCGCGTCGCCGCACTCGCAGATCCCGAGGGCCAGTCGCTGGCCCGTACGCTCGCCGCCATTGCCACATCGAGGGAGCCGGTACGACATGCCGCTGAGTAGCCGTCACGAGATCATGGTCGAATGGGGGGATTGCGACCCGGCAGGCATCGTCTACTACCCGTCCTACTTCAGATGGTTCGACCAGGCGACGTTCCGCCTGTTCCGCAAGGCCGGGCTGAAGCGCGACGACCTGACGGGCGGCAAATTCAACGAGGGCGCCCCGCTGGTGGCGGCCGAGTGCTCGTTCCGGCGCGCCTCGCAGACCGGTGAGAAGCTCCTCATCGAAAGCCATGTCGAGAAATTCGGTCGCACCTCCTTCACCGTGCGCCACGTCTTTCGCGACAGCGCGGGCGAGATCGCGGCCGAAGGCACGGAAACGCGCATCTGGGGCAGGAAGGACGGTGAGGCGGGCACGCTGAAGGCGGTGTCGATCCCCGAGGAAATGCGCCGGCGACTGGGCTGAGGGAGGAACCATGAAGCGCAGCGAGGACCGTATCCTCACCACCCATGTCGGCAGCCTGCCGCGCGATCCGGCGCTGTCGGACCTGTTGATCCGCGACGAGCAGGGGGAGACGGTCGACAGGGCCGAGATGGCCAGGCTCGCCGACCAGGCGGTGCGCCACGTCGTGCGCCAGCAAATGGCCTGCGGTGTCGACATCGTCAACGACGGCGAGCAGCCGAGGGTCGGCTTCCAGACCTACGTGCCGCAGCGCATGAAGGGCTTTGGCGGCGAATCCAGGCGCCCGCGTTCGCGCGACTTCACCGACTTCCCGGTCTTCGCCGCGTTCTGGGACAAGCGCGCGCAGCGGCGCAGCAAGGTGTCGAATGCACCGCAGGCGATCGCCGACGTGGCCTACGACGATCTCGGCCCAGCCGAGGACGAGGTTCGCCTCTTCAAGTCGGCGCTCGCGGGCCTGCCGAAGCCGCCCGTCGAGACGTTCATGACCGCCGCGGCGCCCGGCATCATCGCCACCACCATGCTGAACGCGCACTACGACAGCCACGAGGCCTACGTCTTCGCGCTCGCCCGCGAGATGAGGAAGGAATACGAGCTGATCGCCCGCGACTTCATCCTGCAGATCGATTCGCCGGACCTGGCGCTCGAGCGCACAGTGCTGTTCGCCGACAAGACCAATGCCGAGTTCGTCGCCATCGCCGAGATGCACGTGGCGGCGCTCAACGAGGCGCTGGCCGGCATCCCGCGCGAGCGGGTGCGGCTGCATTGCTGCTGGGGCAACAACGAGGCGCCGCACCTGCACGACATCCCGCTCGCCGAGGTCCTGCCGGTGCTGTGCCAGGCGAGGGTCGGCGCTCTGTCGATCGAGTTCGCCA
This genomic interval carries:
- a CDS encoding indolepyruvate ferredoxin oxidoreductase subunit alpha, which gives rise to MLDQPQVPVAQRTNPERSFREEVRVLRLSEGEVFRGEGILAVTKAILQAGVGYVGGYQGAPVSHLVDVLVESQDLLDELGIHLETCTNEASAAALLGASINYPIRGCVTWKSIVGTNVAADALSNLASPGVIGGALIVVGEDYGEGASIIQERAHAYALKSSVWLLDPRPNLSTMVHMTEQAFELSEATNTPVMMELRIRACHVTGEFVARDNRPPAISRNHRLPNPAEHNYDRISHPPSTYAHEKLKFDVRRPAAERFIVERGLNELLPGERSDLGIIVQGGITNVLMRGLDRLEVEDRIPTLVLNVTYPLVPDQIAEFCKDKRAVLVVEEGGPEYIEQAIHALLRRRDIDTRIYGKDVLPMAGEYTAEVVTEGLLKFLSQSANDIDLGAPRQRFEAARAARAESQRLLGGPLPLRPPGFCVGCPERPVFSAIKILEREVGKVHISSDIGCHSFATLAPFNLGNSILGYGMSLAAAGAVAPVMQKRTISVMGDGGFWHNGLLSGVASSMFNRGDRVLVVMQNGYTSATGAQFIPNTSGNRRDGETTSDIAATLKAMGVGWLRTIRTYNVGTMLKTLREAMTTPEQGLKVIVADGECQLARQRRIRPQIAAELKAGKRVVRTRFGVDDEVCTGDHSCIRLSGCPSLVVKPSPDPLRSDPVAHVNNGCVGCGLCGEVADAAVLCPSFYKADIVQNPGWWDRLKWRFRFKVIEALAC
- a CDS encoding BrnT family toxin; protein product: MASVSNRHRAFGGPMLIARDPRDYGEVRWIGIGRIAPGAILTVVFTARRGKRRLISARAASRKERSSYEKALQ
- a CDS encoding epoxyalkane--coenzyme M transferase, whose product is MKRSEDRILTTHVGSLPRDPALSDLLIRDEQGETVDRAEMARLADQAVRHVVRQQMACGVDIVNDGEQPRVGFQTYVPQRMKGFGGESRRPRSRDFTDFPVFAAFWDKRAQRRSKVSNAPQAIADVAYDDLGPAEDEVRLFKSALAGLPKPPVETFMTAAAPGIIATTMLNAHYDSHEAYVFALAREMRKEYELIARDFILQIDSPDLALERTVLFADKTNAEFVAIAEMHVAALNEALAGIPRERVRLHCCWGNNEAPHLHDIPLAEVLPVLCQARVGALSIEFANPRHQHEYAALKKAKLPPEFILIPGVLDTTTNFVEHPEVVANRICEAVDAVGDRERVIASSDCGFGTFAGYEMVSSDVVWEKLKACRAGADIATRRLWGRMAA
- a CDS encoding indolepyruvate oxidoreductase subunit beta family protein gives rise to the protein MKPVTILIGALGGDGGGVLCDWIVVAAQSQGLAVQATQIPGVAQRTGATTYYLEVMPRPGIGGVLALNPAIGEVDVALASELLEAGRMIFNGFVTPDRTVLIASTHRVLAIAERAAMGDGSFDVGKLLRAVKERSRQQILFDMDQAAEEAGSVLNAVLLGALAGSGKLPIPDAAFEAAIRGAAKSVDANLAGFAFGRGHAKGELEQVVREHRKRQAAAAGSEALIERARRDLPPGSLDIVEEGIRRLVAYQDRHYAALYLDRLRGLPDDLVRDVARHLAVRMSFEDAIRVAQAKTSRERLARVRAEVRAKPHEPLELTEHFKPGNEEIAALLPPWAARWLLARRPFNVSMHVRSTTVWGFARLRLLAGLRWWRPRTWRYAEEQAEIERWLDAIRRAAPLGHELAHEIAECARLIKGYGDTYKRGLGSYRRIVAEVIEPALVGRMATRAAADAVANARVAALADPEGQSLARTLAAIATSREPVRHAAE
- a CDS encoding acyl-CoA thioesterase — protein: MPLSSRHEIMVEWGDCDPAGIVYYPSYFRWFDQATFRLFRKAGLKRDDLTGGKFNEGAPLVAAECSFRRASQTGEKLLIESHVEKFGRTSFTVRHVFRDSAGEIAAEGTETRIWGRKDGEAGTLKAVSIPEEMRRRLG
- a CDS encoding DTW domain-containing protein; amino-acid sequence: MSDRVDNKTHILLLQHPQEQDRVLGTARLIVETLANATLTVGLSWRNLGHALRGTVEAKEWGVLYLGSAKATGVGPLVALDRKGAALADQHASRAGLKGLVVLDGNWAQAKALWWRNPWLTKLRRFVVVPDGPSLYGDLRREARPDAVSTLEAVALALSALEADAAVREKLLAPFRALLAKARAAGIRDSKRDRRIRR